One genomic region from Caldanaerovirga acetigignens encodes:
- a CDS encoding PQQ-binding-like beta-propeller repeat protein — MHKIAKVFLLAIFLFFVTGCEVQQPSIIEHVEESDSKTLSAEKNNNKSYFQWRYPEDLNNMKHRPSDLIDIALSNDRNVVYTNYFEGRLTAIDSKSGKELWNYELPEGSDIVQIGVHPNNNDIYLMDLPNLQVWVLSYEGKLKNHISFGMGNYAIRMVPPFIFTKKGRCYFGAPDGKVYCVDDNGKVLWATTVGRSKTSGEDHPVSDLIITKDERTIVASAFIDPTNPVYGIDADSGEIRWQYSHSKYTNINYITADDENNVLLAANDPKEMKRWNSTNPEEQEPPMDEINSTVGGAVILLDANGKEKKIIEIPRQFGLVHVKGDPKRNRIYATCYTCFDRLSAVWALFAADYEGNILWDTLKYPILLAGYTNSEFLKLQDFYVYLGSYGDIKKIDIDGNLIAEYKILEERKSLISGVNLEGSASIIAADENEKSLYVFCGEEKYHEEYGSIGRIYKLKLE, encoded by the coding sequence ATGCATAAAATTGCAAAAGTATTTTTATTAGCAATTTTTCTTTTTTTTGTTACGGGTTGCGAAGTACAACAACCTTCGATTATAGAACACGTTGAAGAAAGTGACTCAAAAACGCTTTCGGCAGAGAAAAACAACAATAAAAGCTACTTCCAATGGAGGTACCCGGAAGATTTAAATAATATGAAACATCGTCCATCAGATCTAATTGATATAGCTTTAAGTAATGATAGAAATGTCGTTTATACCAATTATTTTGAGGGTAGGCTCACTGCAATAGATTCTAAAAGTGGAAAAGAATTGTGGAACTATGAATTGCCGGAAGGCTCCGATATCGTTCAAATAGGGGTCCATCCGAATAATAATGATATTTACTTGATGGACCTTCCAAATTTGCAAGTATGGGTTTTATCCTATGAAGGTAAGTTGAAAAATCATATTTCCTTTGGTATGGGTAATTATGCTATTAGAATGGTACCTCCATTTATATTTACAAAAAAAGGACGTTGTTATTTCGGGGCACCCGATGGAAAAGTTTACTGTGTTGATGATAATGGAAAAGTTTTATGGGCAACAACCGTTGGAAGATCTAAAACATCCGGGGAAGATCATCCGGTAAGCGATCTTATCATTACAAAAGACGAAAGAACGATAGTAGCCTCAGCCTTTATTGATCCAACCAATCCAGTTTATGGAATTGACGCTGATTCGGGGGAAATAAGATGGCAATATAGTCATAGCAAATATACAAATATAAATTACATAACAGCGGACGATGAAAATAACGTACTTTTGGCAGCTAATGATCCAAAAGAAATGAAAAGATGGAATTCTACAAATCCCGAAGAACAAGAACCTCCTATGGATGAAATAAACTCAACCGTGGGCGGTGCGGTAATATTACTTGATGCGAACGGCAAGGAGAAAAAAATTATTGAAATACCAAGACAGTTTGGCTTGGTGCATGTAAAAGGCGACCCTAAAAGGAATCGTATATACGCAACATGTTATACTTGTTTTGATAGACTATCAGCTGTATGGGCACTTTTTGCGGCTGATTATGAAGGTAACATATTGTGGGACACCTTAAAATATCCAATCTTATTGGCGGGTTATACAAATAGTGAGTTTTTAAAGTTACAAGATTTTTATGTATATCTTGGAAGCTATGGGGATATAAAAAAGATTGATATTGATGGCAACCTAATTGCTGAATATAAAATCCTTGAAGAAAGAAAATCTTTAATTTCAGGAGTTAATTTAGAAGGTTCTGCGTCGATAATAGCTGCTGACGAAAATGAAAAATCGCTTTACGTATTTTGTGGAGAAGAAAAATACCATGAAGAATACGGGTCAATAGGGAGAATATATAAACTTAAGCTGGAGTAA
- a CDS encoding lantibiotic protection ABC transporter ATP-binding protein yields MAEYIIETKNLRKYYHGQLVVKDVSLRVPAGSIYGLIGPNGSGKSTILKLLTGLLHPDGGEIIVFGEPWQRKHLSRIGALIESPALYGNLTAEENLLVHTKLMGLPGSVIYEVLDTVGLKDSCKKLASQFSLGMKQRLGIAIALLGEPKLLILDEPTNGIDPVGIQEFRGLIRSLSKRGITVIISSHILKEVSQVVDYIGILSEGRLKYQGKINPDEDLESLFMEILNIEEDKK; encoded by the coding sequence TTGGCAGAGTATATTATTGAAACCAAAAATCTTAGAAAATACTACCATGGGCAGTTAGTGGTTAAAGATGTCTCACTGCGCGTTCCGGCAGGGTCTATATACGGTCTCATCGGGCCTAATGGTTCGGGCAAATCAACGATTTTAAAGCTGCTGACGGGTTTGTTGCATCCCGATGGGGGAGAAATAATTGTCTTCGGTGAGCCCTGGCAGAGAAAGCACCTTTCGCGCATAGGAGCGTTAATAGAATCTCCGGCCCTTTATGGGAACCTCACCGCGGAGGAAAACCTTCTGGTTCATACAAAATTGATGGGATTGCCCGGGAGCGTTATATATGAAGTGCTTGACACTGTTGGTTTAAAAGATTCCTGCAAAAAATTGGCGTCTCAATTTTCATTGGGAATGAAACAGCGTTTAGGTATAGCAATAGCCTTGTTGGGAGAGCCAAAGCTGCTAATTCTCGATGAGCCAACCAATGGCATCGACCCTGTTGGTATTCAGGAATTTAGGGGATTGATCCGCTCGCTTTCAAAAAGGGGTATCACGGTGATTATTTCAAGTCATATACTAAAGGAAGTATCGCAGGTTGTAGATTATATAGGAATTCTCAGCGAAGGTCGGCTGAAATATCAGGGGAAGATAAACCCTGACGAAGACCTCGAGTCCCTTTTTATGGAAATTTTAAACATTGAGGAGGATAAAAAATGA
- a CDS encoding lantibiotic immunity ABC transporter MutE/EpiE family permease subunit, which translates to MIAIIQAEYLKYRRTFSRRLVTSGPLIFILMVLLQEIFIPDGFMKTWQLLLGQVYNWWSVVFIPIGTALFAALVQFQEKKAGDYQNLLIRNVSLPALWAAKVLVMVINTGLATAVLILTTFLSGLLIAKESIPWFKILAGGFMLWVSSLDLIPVQLWVAMKKGTVASVALGFIGLLAGILAAPKTYWIFVPWSRPIRLMCPIIGVHPNGIFLKPGDPLLKPSVILPGIASAIVSFAIFTILTAIWFNRKEVW; encoded by the coding sequence ATGATCGCCATAATACAAGCAGAGTATCTCAAATACAGAAGGACATTTTCAAGGCGCCTCGTAACATCGGGACCGCTGATTTTTATATTAATGGTACTGCTCCAAGAAATATTCATACCTGATGGCTTTATGAAAACGTGGCAGTTGCTTCTCGGCCAGGTTTACAACTGGTGGTCAGTGGTATTTATACCCATAGGTACTGCCTTGTTTGCTGCACTGGTGCAGTTTCAGGAGAAAAAGGCGGGTGATTACCAGAACCTGCTCATACGCAATGTTTCGCTGCCGGCCCTGTGGGCAGCCAAGGTTCTGGTGATGGTTATTAATACAGGGCTTGCCACAGCAGTCCTCATTTTGACCACCTTTTTATCGGGACTCTTGATAGCGAAAGAAAGCATACCCTGGTTTAAAATTTTAGCAGGCGGTTTTATGCTTTGGGTAAGCTCCCTGGACTTGATACCGGTGCAGCTATGGGTGGCCATGAAAAAGGGCACCGTTGCCAGTGTGGCTCTGGGATTTATAGGCTTATTAGCAGGAATTTTGGCAGCACCTAAAACTTACTGGATATTTGTGCCGTGGAGTCGCCCCATCCGGCTGATGTGCCCCATAATAGGGGTTCACCCCAATGGCATATTTTTAAAACCGGGGGACCCGCTTTTAAAGCCCTCGGTGATACTTCCGGGGATAGCTTCGGCAATCGTGTCTTTTGCCATCTTCACAATTTTGACGGCCATATGGTTTAATAGAAAGGAAGTGTGGTGA
- a CDS encoding lantibiotic immunity ABC transporter MutG family permease subunit, with the protein MGRVSFLNLLSAEWLKTKRTPVRWLSFLTPVAFAVLLTWYFSLKKVTPYIQAEIYQAFFEVWATVVIPAGSGIISGIVVNQEEMAGDFNGFLGSKLPRNRLYLGKLATITLFSMTSMMIGMVTLLIGIRYVLNIPVNGIIFIVAAFILQLSAMPLFAFHIWIGFARGMGESCGLGCAGVLIASLMASSLGDTVWPLVPWAWPVRLSMLPGIYLPGVILPQHFKSLRFILEQSLKGIIPVAVFFTMMLVGGLVWFNKWECGKTYD; encoded by the coding sequence ATGGGTAGGGTTTCTTTTTTAAACTTACTATCGGCCGAGTGGTTGAAAACAAAGCGCACTCCGGTAAGATGGCTGTCGTTCTTAACTCCTGTTGCCTTTGCGGTATTATTGACATGGTATTTTTCGCTGAAAAAAGTTACTCCTTATATTCAAGCCGAAATTTATCAGGCTTTCTTTGAAGTATGGGCTACAGTGGTAATTCCGGCGGGATCCGGCATTATTTCTGGAATTGTGGTAAACCAAGAAGAAATGGCAGGGGATTTTAACGGTTTTTTGGGTAGCAAACTGCCCCGAAACAGACTTTACCTTGGGAAACTGGCAACGATTACCTTATTTTCGATGACGAGTATGATGATCGGGATGGTAACGCTTTTAATCGGTATAAGATATGTGTTGAATATTCCCGTTAATGGGATTATCTTCATTGTGGCTGCCTTTATATTGCAGCTCAGTGCCATGCCGCTGTTTGCTTTTCATATCTGGATTGGCTTTGCCCGGGGTATGGGTGAATCTTGCGGCCTCGGCTGCGCCGGCGTACTTATAGCTTCTCTAATGGCCTCGAGCCTTGGAGATACGGTGTGGCCGTTAGTTCCATGGGCATGGCCGGTGCGCCTGTCCATGCTTCCCGGGATTTATTTGCCCGGTGTGATACTACCACAACATTTTAAATCTTTACGTTTTATCCTTGAACAGAGCCTGAAAGGTATAATTCCCGTTGCGGTTTTCTTTACGATGATGCTGGTGGGGGGATTGGTGTGGTTTAATAAATGGGAATGCGGAAAGACTTACGATTGA
- a CDS encoding response regulator transcription factor: MSRILIIDDEEELVSLLKDSLEKKGHTVWTALNGEEGIKKARQQPDLIILDIMMPEVDGFDVCRCIRDEVLCPIIFLSAKQSETDRIKGLALGGDDYVVKPFSLGELTARIEAHLRRENRALYLNTCGRRPMINFKNLTVDLKERQVRINGNLIALTKREFDIVELLSLHPGQVFSKDQIYEKIWGYDAEGDSSTVAEHVKNIRAKFAKAEPNIEYISTVWGIGYRWEKIR; encoded by the coding sequence TTGAGCAGAATACTCATAATCGATGATGAAGAAGAGCTGGTCAGCCTTTTAAAGGATTCTCTGGAAAAAAAGGGTCACACGGTGTGGACGGCTTTAAATGGAGAAGAAGGCATTAAAAAAGCTCGACAACAGCCGGACTTAATTATACTGGATATCATGATGCCGGAGGTGGATGGATTCGATGTCTGCAGGTGTATCAGGGATGAGGTTTTGTGCCCCATTATTTTTCTAAGCGCTAAGCAGTCGGAAACCGACAGGATTAAGGGTCTTGCGCTGGGAGGAGATGATTATGTGGTAAAACCCTTCAGTCTGGGCGAGCTTACGGCAAGGATTGAAGCCCACCTCCGGCGGGAAAATAGGGCTTTATACCTGAATACCTGTGGCAGAAGGCCAATGATCAACTTTAAAAATCTCACGGTAGATTTGAAGGAACGGCAGGTAAGGATAAACGGGAATTTGATTGCGCTCACAAAAAGGGAGTTTGATATTGTAGAGCTATTATCCCTGCACCCCGGCCAGGTATTTTCAAAAGATCAGATCTATGAAAAGATCTGGGGTTATGATGCAGAAGGGGATTCCTCCACCGTAGCGGAGCACGTGAAAAATATAAGGGCAAAGTTTGCCAAAGCCGAGCCAAACATCGAATATATTTCTACTGTTTGGGGTATCGGCTACAGGTGGGAGAAAATAAGATGA
- a CDS encoding HAMP domain-containing sensor histidine kinase, which translates to MMEKKPLKTQFVVSFILILVFSFIATIATYFFGFVLYKKIEYKNMYPANYFEKKIPEIEEHIRKSGVSILSREGRAALEKIIPAEGISYQVMDNFGRRIYGTDEGLIIGDKEQLCRKLNTTFSLKGKYIRLVPIIDQEGKIAGAVSLSYSLVPTYRSLFDKIWISFIFFAVIFSPFFYLILCTWMFSRIFYKNIVKPLNLLIKASEKICEKNLDFFIDYDAPNELGRLCKAFNEMRGELEKSLILQWRMEQQRREMLEALAHDLKTPASIIKGYAEALMEGDQQNSDKICRYLNIIKESTDKITTFVNKIRYVSELEFSDFKLEPEPVDIKFFILKKEEGYRLLSQKKNIKIYTNVCDTRHCEALCLIDKEKLERILDNIVMNSIRFTPNSGRINIDVTIKDDRLYFRICDTGKGFSPKDLVHIFDRFYRGDSARNSEGEHMGLGLYIARKLVEAHGGTIKAFNRSEGGACVAFDISICRN; encoded by the coding sequence ATGATGGAAAAAAAGCCTTTAAAGACTCAATTTGTTGTCAGTTTCATACTCATACTTGTATTCAGTTTTATCGCCACCATAGCCACATATTTTTTCGGCTTTGTATTGTATAAAAAAATCGAATACAAAAACATGTACCCGGCCAATTATTTTGAGAAAAAAATTCCCGAAATAGAGGAACATATAAGAAAAAGCGGCGTGTCAATCTTAAGCCGCGAAGGTCGAGCGGCTCTTGAGAAAATCATTCCCGCCGAAGGTATCTCCTACCAGGTTATGGATAATTTTGGCCGTAGAATTTACGGAACGGATGAAGGGCTAATCATTGGGGATAAGGAACAGCTATGCAGGAAATTAAACACCACTTTTAGCTTAAAGGGAAAGTACATCCGGTTAGTGCCGATAATTGATCAGGAAGGGAAAATAGCGGGAGCCGTATCCCTTTCCTACTCGCTGGTGCCTACTTACCGCAGCCTATTTGATAAAATATGGATTTCCTTTATATTTTTCGCCGTCATATTTTCTCCGTTTTTTTATTTAATCCTTTGCACCTGGATGTTTTCAAGGATCTTTTACAAAAATATTGTAAAACCTTTAAATCTGCTCATAAAGGCGTCGGAGAAAATATGTGAGAAAAACCTGGATTTCTTCATTGACTATGACGCACCTAACGAACTAGGGCGACTCTGTAAAGCATTTAATGAGATGAGGGGCGAGCTTGAAAAATCGCTGATTTTACAGTGGAGGATGGAGCAGCAGAGGCGGGAAATGCTGGAAGCACTGGCCCATGACCTTAAAACACCGGCTTCCATAATTAAGGGGTATGCAGAAGCCCTTATGGAAGGTGACCAGCAAAACAGCGACAAGATTTGCAGATATTTAAACATAATTAAGGAAAGTACTGATAAGATTACAACTTTTGTTAATAAAATAAGGTATGTTTCTGAACTGGAATTTTCTGATTTTAAACTGGAACCCGAACCGGTTGACATAAAATTTTTTATCCTAAAAAAAGAGGAAGGTTACAGGCTTCTTTCCCAAAAGAAAAATATCAAAATTTATACAAACGTATGCGATACAAGGCATTGTGAGGCATTATGCCTGATAGATAAAGAAAAGCTTGAAAGAATACTGGACAATATAGTCATGAACAGTATTCGCTTTACTCCGAATTCTGGACGCATTAACATTGATGTGACGATAAAAGACGACAGATTATATTTTCGGATTTGCGATACAGGAAAAGGCTTTAGTCCCAAAGATTTGGTACATATCTTCGATAGATTCTATAGAGGTGATAGTGCACGAAATTCAGAGGGCGAACACATGGGCCTCGGGCTCTATATTGCCAGAAAACTCGTAGAAGCGCACGGAGGTACCATAAAGGCTTTTAACCGCTCAGAAGGCGGTGCCTGTGTAGCCTTTGACATATCAATTTGCCGTAATTGA
- a CDS encoding BlaI/MecI/CopY family transcriptional regulator has product MEKFPQISEAELEVMKVLWELKQATSSQIIEKLTKVKVWKPKTIQTLLNRLVAKGAVKAEKLSSKAFVYSPIIDETEYKAFASRSFLDKVFNGSLSLMVTSFVRGQKLSVEEIERLKKLLEDEVTK; this is encoded by the coding sequence ATGGAAAAATTTCCTCAAATTTCCGAAGCCGAGTTGGAGGTAATGAAGGTTTTATGGGAATTAAAGCAGGCCACAAGCTCTCAGATTATAGAAAAATTGACTAAGGTTAAGGTATGGAAGCCCAAGACAATTCAAACACTTCTTAATCGCTTGGTAGCAAAAGGGGCCGTCAAAGCAGAAAAACTATCGAGCAAAGCCTTTGTATATTCACCTATTATAGATGAGACCGAGTATAAGGCCTTTGCCAGCCGTTCATTTTTGGATAAAGTTTTTAACGGTTCTTTGAGCCTGATGGTTACCAGTTTTGTCAGGGGACAAAAGTTATCGGTGGAGGAGATAGAAAGGTTAAAGAAACTTTTGGAAGATGAGGTGACAAAATGA
- a CDS encoding M56 family metallopeptidase — MTGVFTSVLKASLNASLAGIMILLIKRILKNKLSPRWHYLIWFVLIIKLLIPFGPPSPVSFFNTVYSKSYNIDFIQPEFNHNLQPSLILGESPSKSVQLPIDNQYNNDENVNNASFRKISTVASYIWVTVFILSLLFVIFINVNFNRKLKISGRTVPLTLKKILNNCKEKIKYNGDVDVIVQDIIKVPSVVGFLSPKILITPTFLELGEEKLSYIFLHELSHLKRKDILVNYLLIFLQLFYWFNPLIWYYFKKIRQDMEIATDEGVLVLLENNERKEYGRTLISILENFNMPAPSLKLVSMVDERGNIESRIRMISMADIFKTKRVIFFITGILCFVFLGLFLLTGPVSKNEVQVGSLVFDIPGDIKINTDTPGLIIQKNTIFKYFSKTRIISYGELIFEKDRSPIGGIQIISYEPGQPLFLPNHSEVKSQKEIKGLNTKAVLINLDLSQPAASGDTSVKNENHLYLIFEEEKIAYDIYADSRYVDEAVILKIAKSIKPAENAEVIKIIHGFGKRLKDVSKLAPVEILRESIKQSYGGFIAPELLNQWIKDPTKAPGRYVSSPWPDRIDILDIVKENESKFSVFGEIVEITSVPGEEWRTMIKATVEKIEGKWLITGIEAQENKNNAPDDKQIILNALENAKFVRLLAVDAQKEIMLRKEQINELKNAFLVTKAKIDDEYPGGALVSEFPDYQLQLDDVHIYFINKNQFAVSGKTSSVYNTGGEIWEALTKILPVGRIDNKEIVSYLFNAQRVEVSSSKDKLIEGDYTARKNHFVRILRDGELKGNGIGTGMRPEMIVKFYIDGDAIDVEIYEDGFKYQGKYYYKPGLLKEIENMLSAG; from the coding sequence ATGACAGGAGTATTTACGTCCGTTTTAAAAGCCTCTTTAAACGCTTCCCTTGCAGGGATTATGATTTTATTAATAAAAAGGATTCTGAAAAACAAACTTAGTCCCCGCTGGCATTATTTAATCTGGTTTGTACTTATAATAAAGCTACTTATACCTTTTGGGCCCCCTTCACCGGTGAGTTTTTTCAACACAGTATACTCAAAAAGCTACAATATTGATTTTATACAGCCGGAATTTAACCACAACCTGCAGCCATCGTTAATTTTAGGGGAGTCACCGTCTAAGAGTGTTCAATTACCAATCGATAATCAATATAATAATGACGAAAATGTAAATAATGCCTCTTTTAGAAAAATAAGTACCGTTGCCTCTTACATTTGGGTTACCGTCTTTATTCTATCTTTGTTATTCGTGATATTTATAAACGTGAATTTTAATAGAAAGCTGAAAATTAGCGGCAGAACTGTTCCTTTAACTTTAAAGAAGATATTGAATAATTGTAAAGAGAAAATTAAATACAACGGGGACGTTGATGTAATTGTACAGGATATAATTAAAGTTCCTTCCGTTGTAGGCTTTTTGAGCCCTAAAATATTAATTACTCCAACCTTTTTGGAATTGGGAGAGGAAAAACTTTCGTATATATTTTTACACGAGCTTTCCCATTTAAAGAGAAAGGATATACTGGTAAATTATCTGTTGATTTTTTTACAGCTTTTTTATTGGTTTAACCCTCTAATATGGTATTATTTTAAAAAGATCCGTCAGGACATGGAAATTGCAACCGATGAGGGAGTCCTGGTTTTGCTGGAAAACAATGAAAGAAAGGAATACGGAAGAACCCTTATTTCAATTCTTGAAAATTTTAATATGCCCGCACCATCCCTGAAGCTTGTAAGTATGGTGGATGAAAGAGGAAATATTGAAAGTAGAATAAGGATGATAAGCATGGCCGATATATTTAAAACTAAAAGAGTAATATTTTTTATTACCGGAATTTTATGTTTTGTTTTTCTTGGCTTATTTTTACTTACGGGCCCTGTATCTAAAAATGAGGTGCAGGTCGGAAGCTTAGTGTTCGATATTCCCGGTGATATAAAAATAAATACCGATACTCCGGGGTTAATAATACAAAAGAACACAATTTTTAAATACTTCTCAAAAACAAGGATCATATCTTACGGTGAACTCATATTTGAAAAAGATAGGTCTCCCATAGGGGGAATTCAAATCATTTCCTACGAACCCGGTCAGCCCCTCTTTTTACCCAATCATTCGGAGGTAAAAAGCCAGAAGGAAATAAAGGGGCTAAATACGAAGGCCGTTTTGATAAACCTTGATTTAAGCCAGCCCGCGGCATCAGGGGATACTTCGGTAAAAAATGAAAATCATTTGTATCTTATTTTTGAGGAAGAAAAAATCGCTTATGATATTTACGCCGATTCAAGATACGTTGACGAAGCCGTTATTTTAAAAATTGCAAAAAGTATTAAGCCTGCAGAAAACGCTGAGGTAATAAAGATTATTCACGGATTCGGTAAAAGGTTGAAGGACGTAAGTAAACTCGCACCTGTGGAAATCTTACGGGAATCTATTAAGCAAAGCTATGGAGGATTTATTGCGCCGGAGCTTTTAAACCAATGGATAAAGGATCCAACGAAGGCACCGGGTAGGTACGTTTCAAGCCCCTGGCCGGACAGAATCGATATACTAGATATAGTGAAAGAAAATGAAAGCAAATTCTCGGTTTTCGGAGAAATTGTGGAAATAACCAGCGTCCCCGGTGAGGAGTGGAGAACGATGATTAAAGCAACCGTTGAAAAAATTGAGGGTAAGTGGCTAATTACGGGGATAGAGGCTCAAGAAAATAAAAATAATGCACCGGATGATAAGCAAATTATATTAAATGCCCTGGAAAATGCAAAATTTGTAAGACTGTTGGCGGTGGACGCCCAAAAAGAGATTATGCTAAGAAAAGAGCAAATTAACGAACTTAAAAACGCCTTTTTAGTGACAAAGGCAAAGATAGACGACGAATATCCCGGAGGAGCGCTAGTGTCGGAATTTCCCGACTATCAGCTGCAGCTCGATGATGTTCACATATATTTTATAAATAAAAATCAATTTGCAGTAAGCGGGAAAACCTCTAGTGTCTACAATACGGGTGGGGAAATCTGGGAAGCATTGACAAAAATTTTGCCCGTTGGACGGATTGATAATAAAGAGATCGTATCCTACCTTTTTAATGCTCAAAGGGTAGAAGTATCTTCGAGTAAGGATAAATTGATAGAGGGAGACTATACCGCAAGGAAAAACCATTTTGTGAGGATATTAAGGGATGGGGAATTGAAAGGGAATGGAATTGGGACCGGGATGAGGCCGGAAATGATTGTGAAATTTTATATAGATGGCGATGCAATTGATGTTGAAATATATGAAGATGGATTTAAATATCAAGGAAAATATTATTATAAGCCAGGTTTGTTGAAGGAAATAGAAAACATGTTGTCTGCGGGGTGA
- the lysA gene encoding diaminopimelate decarboxylase, whose protein sequence is MLHKNLTVNKKGHLEISGCDAVELANKYGTPLYVMDESLIRENCRIYKNELHSLHPDSGVIYAAKAFITMSMCKIVKEEGLFLDVVSGGELYTAIKAGFPLERVYFHGNNKSYEELKMALEHRVGHIVVDNFYELEMLSSLTRKLKKKAKVLLRITPGIEAHTHDYIKTGQIDSKFGFSLENGMAMAAVEEALNIKGVKLVGFHCHIGSQIFEAEPFALTAEVMMKFVNSVKEQYGFETSQLDFGGGFGIKYTEDDKPLHPREYLKALVESVKKWANELNVTVPRIMIEPGRAIVGPAGVTLYTIGAIKDIPNVRKYVCVDGGMSDNIRPALYGAKYTAIIANKANKPPKEVVSIAGKCCESGDMLIWDIKLPEVESGDILAVLSTGAYHYSMASNYNMIPRPAIVFVKEGVSWLSVKRETYEDLLKNEISEEEEKVASHVL, encoded by the coding sequence ATGCTGCACAAGAACTTGACGGTAAATAAGAAAGGCCATCTCGAAATAAGTGGATGTGATGCGGTTGAACTTGCAAATAAATACGGGACACCTCTTTACGTGATGGATGAATCGCTCATAAGAGAAAATTGCAGGATTTACAAGAATGAACTACATTCACTGCATCCGGACAGCGGTGTAATTTATGCTGCGAAAGCATTTATTACTATGTCTATGTGCAAAATAGTAAAAGAAGAAGGCCTCTTTCTCGATGTGGTTTCAGGTGGAGAACTTTATACCGCAATAAAAGCAGGTTTTCCGCTAGAAAGAGTATATTTTCATGGAAATAATAAATCTTACGAAGAATTGAAAATGGCTTTGGAACACAGGGTTGGACATATCGTAGTAGATAATTTCTATGAACTGGAAATGCTAAGCAGCCTCACGCGAAAGCTGAAAAAGAAGGCAAAAGTACTGCTGCGCATAACACCCGGAATAGAAGCCCATACTCACGATTATATAAAGACAGGCCAAATAGATTCAAAGTTCGGCTTTAGCCTTGAAAACGGAATGGCCATGGCAGCAGTTGAGGAAGCTTTAAACATAAAAGGTGTAAAATTGGTTGGTTTTCACTGCCATATTGGATCGCAGATATTTGAAGCTGAACCATTTGCATTAACTGCAGAAGTTATGATGAAGTTTGTTAACTCGGTAAAAGAACAATACGGTTTTGAAACGTCTCAACTCGATTTTGGTGGAGGATTTGGAATAAAGTATACTGAGGACGATAAACCACTTCACCCGAGAGAATATTTGAAAGCGCTAGTTGAATCGGTAAAGAAATGGGCTAATGAGTTAAATGTGACTGTTCCGAGGATTATGATAGAGCCCGGCAGGGCCATTGTGGGGCCGGCTGGGGTAACCCTATATACAATAGGAGCAATAAAAGATATTCCAAATGTAAGAAAATACGTCTGTGTGGATGGGGGAATGAGCGACAATATAAGGCCAGCGCTTTACGGTGCAAAATATACAGCCATCATAGCAAACAAGGCAAATAAGCCGCCAAAAGAAGTTGTGTCAATTGCGGGAAAATGCTGTGAATCCGGGGACATGCTCATATGGGACATAAAGCTTCCGGAAGTGGAAAGCGGGGATATTTTGGCGGTATTGTCAACCGGAGCATACCACTATTCTATGGCAAGTAATTACAATATGATACCGCGTCCGGCTATTGTTTTTGTGAAAGAGGGGGTTTCATGGCTTTCGGTAAAAAGAGAGACTTATGAGGACCTTTTAAAAAATGAGATATCCGAAGAGGAAGAAAAAGTTGCATCGCATGTCTTATAA
- a CDS encoding site-2 protease family protein: protein MPYFSGPEMLLRIPALLIAISFHEYAHARVSYALGDPTPKWTGRLTLNPLAHLDPIGLLMLWLFKFGWAKPVMVDPRYYSNRNGIVLTSLAGPLTNFLLAFITLVVIKLNVFGGLFAVFLEVLFSYNLVLAVFNLLPIAPLDGYKIFTGLLPWRMSDKLVYLETYGPLILIFIVYFNLVHIILDPFISISLRVLDRLSDILLIFRF, encoded by the coding sequence ATGCCCTATTTTTCAGGTCCAGAAATGCTACTACGAATTCCGGCTCTTTTGATAGCCATATCTTTTCACGAATATGCTCACGCAAGAGTTTCTTATGCTTTGGGTGATCCAACTCCCAAATGGACGGGGAGGTTGACTTTAAATCCGTTAGCACACCTTGATCCGATCGGTTTGCTCATGTTGTGGCTATTTAAATTCGGTTGGGCAAAGCCGGTTATGGTTGATCCGAGGTATTATTCTAACAGAAACGGCATTGTGCTGACATCCCTCGCGGGCCCTTTGACAAATTTTTTACTAGCCTTTATAACTTTAGTGGTTATCAAGTTAAATGTGTTCGGTGGATTATTCGCCGTTTTTTTAGAGGTGTTATTTTCTTATAATTTGGTTTTAGCAGTTTTCAATCTTCTCCCCATCGCCCCTCTTGATGGGTATAAGATTTTTACGGGTCTTCTACCATGGAGAATGAGCGATAAACTTGTTTATTTAGAAACTTATGGTCCTTTAATACTAATATTCATTGTTTATTTTAATTTGGTACATATTATTCTCGACCCTTTTATATCAATTTCTTTGCGCGTTTTAGATAGATTGAGCGATATATTATTGATTTTTAGATTTTAA